The DNA sequence ACAAAGAGTAAAAGCCGGAAGAACCGCTATCAAGCAAATAGAAAGATACGACAGGTATTTACCCAGAAATACGTCTTTTTTGGGAACAGGCCTCGATGTCAGAAAGACTAAAGTCTTGTCTTCTATGTCCTCTCTTATGACCGAAGTTCCGTAAAAGACTGCGACTATTCCGCAATAGAAACCTATGTAAAAAATATAAGCAAAACCGGAGAAAAATGACACGTCGAAAGAAAAAGGCTCCCCTCTCATAAAGCCTGCGAATTTCACGGCACATACAATTAAAAGCGGGAATACATTGAGCAATATCAGTACTTTAGTTCTTGTTCGCCTCAATCCTGGTTTGAAGAACATCTTGAAGACTATTTGAAAACTATACGGAATGTTCATCAGGCCACCAGATAGTCGAAAACAGATTGAAGGTTGTCATCGGACACTTCTATTTCTTCGACGTCTATAGAGTGATTGACGATTTTTTCGGTGAGAAGTCTGATAAAAAGATCTCTGTTTTGTGTTTTCACTGTCAGTTCTTCATCAGCGAAATCCAGTCCGAAAACACAATCGTTTTCAAGCAGAAGTTTGGCTAGTTTCTTCGGCTGGGTCAGTTTGATCTTTACAATGTGCGGTTTAGAATCTATGAGGCCTCTAATGTAATGAATATTGCCCTGAGCGAATATCTTCCCCTGATGTATCAGTATAATCTCGTCCGTCATCATCTCGACCTCAGGCAAAACGTGAGAAGAAACGAGGACTGTTTTTCCGTTTTTTGAAAAATCCCTGACAATATCCATGACTTTTATCCTCCAAACCGGATCGACGCCATTGAGAGGCTCATCAAGCAGGAGCAGGTCCGGTTCATGAGAAATGCTTTGTGTGATCCGCAGTCTCTGTCTCATGCCCATGCTGAATGTTCCGATCTGTCTCGACGCCGATTCGAAAAGCCCGAGTCTTTTGAGAGAATCTTCCGCTCTGTTTTTAGATTCTTCGACTGCATAGCCATGAAGCCTGAGGAGATTGAAAACGAATTCAAAAGCTGTCATATTCTTGAAATATGAATCGAATTCGGGGCAATAACCTATCCTCCTGAATACGTGGTCTACCGAGAATATGTCTTCGCCGAAAACCTTCACTTTTCCTATGTTGGGTTTTATCTGTCCCGCTACAAGCTTTAGAAAAGTGGATTTACCGGCTCCGTTAGGACCGAGAAGCCCGATGACGCCCTCGCCGATGTCGAGAGTGATGTCGCTGACACCGAGAACTTTTCCGTACCATTTTGATACTTCAATCACTTCGACTATCTTATTCATCTATTTTCTCTCCATTCTTCCTATTTGGGCGTGAAGCAGAAATACGAAAAATAAAGAAAGCAGAACCATATAAAAAGTTGCAATCAGGTCCATGATTCTGAAACCTCCCGCTCTTCCGAAAAACAGATTTCCGGTGCAATCGACCAGCATCGCAATTGAAGTAAAACTGAATATGTCGCTTCTGAACACTTCTTTGAGCATACCGTAGACGGCGAGACCCAAAAAATACACAACAAAAACAATCACGCTGACGAATCTTGAATTGTCCGTGAAACTAGATACGAGAAGTGTAAAAGAAGAAAAAAATACCGATACGACAACAGAAAACGCCATACAGGAAAGAAGCGACACCGCGCTCATAGTGAAAGACGGAGAAAACACGGCTTTAAGTAAAACGAGGATCACTCCGGGCACTAAAGTAACACAGAGCATGTAAAATCCGATCACTGACATTTTCCCGGTGATGTAGTCTATTTTTCCTATGGGTCTCGAAAAATAAAGCGAAAC is a window from the candidate division WOR-3 bacterium genome containing:
- a CDS encoding ABC transporter permease subunit, giving the protein MNIPYSFQIVFKMFFKPGLRRTRTKVLILLNVFPLLIVCAVKFAGFMRGEPFSFDVSFFSGFAYIFYIGFYCGIVAVFYGTSVIREDIEDKTLVFLTSRPVPKKDVFLGKYLSYLSICLIAVLPAFTLCFAVVFFNRLLEPLSYLILFKFSAGIILAILAYYSLFAFLSLIASKSTALGLAFIFGWEGIVQYFPGSTQKLTVIYHVKAILPPLREEGGFFSERLAPENPFVALAVILILVSVSVLLSVVVFRKKRYIL
- a CDS encoding ABC transporter ATP-binding protein; amino-acid sequence: MNKIVEVIEVSKWYGKVLGVSDITLDIGEGVIGLLGPNGAGKSTFLKLVAGQIKPNIGKVKVFGEDIFSVDHVFRRIGYCPEFDSYFKNMTAFEFVFNLLRLHGYAVEESKNRAEDSLKRLGLFESASRQIGTFSMGMRQRLRITQSISHEPDLLLLDEPLNGVDPVWRIKVMDIVRDFSKNGKTVLVSSHVLPEVEMMTDEIILIHQGKIFAQGNIHYIRGLIDSKPHIVKIKLTQPKKLAKLLLENDCVFGLDFADEELTVKTQNRDLFIRLLTEKIVNHSIDVEEIEVSDDNLQSVFDYLVA